DNA from Sulfitobacter albidus:
TCGGCTTCGATCAGGAACGCCATGTGCGACGCCTTGGCGTCGGGGCCAAAGAAATCGGGCTCGAAGGTCGCCTCGATCCGGCTTTTGGGTGTAATCGACAGGGCTGTCTGGCGAAACATGACGCTGCCGTCATCCCGGAGCCAGCGCATTTCGGTGTCGACGGCGGCCTCGCCGTCGACGCGATTGCACAGGAAGTGATAGGCGGCCATCTGCGCGGGATCGCTCAGCGCGTCCCAAAGCGCATCCTGCGTGCAGCGGATGAAGGTTTGCAGGACAAAATCGGGTTTCTTTAGAGTATCGGTATCGGTATCGGTCATTGCCGTCTCGCTTTCCAATCTGGTTTTGAGGTCAAGGGCTGCTCGGGTCGCCGGTTTCACGAGCAGCGGCTCGATCCAGCGATCAATGGCTTCCTGCAGGGGCAGAGCATTGAGGTAGTGATATTTGAAGCGCCCCCGTTTGCGGCTCACGATCAGCCCGGCATCCTCAAGCACGCCGAGATGTTTCATCACCCCAAAGCGGGACATGTCCAGCAGCTCCGTCAGGTCGGCGAGGCTCTGTCCATCGCGCTGACGCAGCGCGTCGAGCAGGGTGCGGCGGGCCGGATCGGCAAGGGCTTTGAAGATCGTGTCCATAGGAGCCTTATAGGTTACTCAATAGTCACGTGACAATATGGTAACGTATAAATTTTGCGGAGCCTGTTGCCCAAGCCGCCGCTGGCGCCCATGATCGGCGCCAAACGGGAGCGCGCAAATGGCTGATTTTCTTGATACACCGCAGGGCCGCAGGCTGGCCTATCACCGCACTGACGGGACGGGTCCCTGCGTGGTCTTTCTGGGCGGGTTGAAGTCCGACATGATGGGCACCAAGGCCGTGCATCTGGAGGATTGGGCCCGTGCGACGGGCCGCGCGTTCCTGCGATTCGACTATTCCGGGCATGGCTCATCGTCAGGCACGTTCGAGGAGGGGTGCATCGGGGATTGGCACCGTGACACGCTCGCCGCCGTCGAGGCCCTGACGGAGGGGGCGATTGTGCCCGTGGGCTCGTCCATGGGCGGCTGGCAGGCGCTTTTGCTGGCGCGCGCGTTGCCCGAACGGGTGGCCGGGCTGGTCACCATCGCCGCCGCGCCCGATTTCACCGAGGACGGATGGTGGGCTGGCTTTGACGCCGAACAGCGCGCGCAGATTGAGACGACGGGCCGGGTTGAACTGCCGTCGGACTATATGGAGCCCTACGTCGTCACCAAGCGCATGATCGAGGACGGGCGCGATCATCTGGTGCTGCGCGACGCGCTTGATTTGCCGTTTCCCGTGCGGATGCTGCAAGGCACCGCCGACACGGCCGTCACGGGTGAGACGGCGAACCGCCTCCTCGCCCACGCAAACAGCCCCGACATGCAGCTATTGCTGGTCAAGGACGCCGATCACCGTTTTTCGGACGGGCCGTGCCTGCCACTGATTGAACGCGCCGTCGAGGAGGTGCTGGCGTGAAGTGGGTGGGGCGCATCGCGGGCGGGTTTGCGGCGGTGATCCTTCTGCTGTGGGCCTTTGGCCCCTATGAGCCTGCGGATCTTGCGACGGATTTTGACGCGGGCGAGCTGGATCGCGGGGTCAGTGCCTATCTCAACTGGCGCGAGGCGCAGGTGGACGGGATCACGCCCGGCGTCGAGAAACAGGTGATCTGGGCGGGCGCGCCGGAGACGGCGACGGAATGGGCCGTCGTCTACATCCACGGCTTTTCCGCAACGGCGCAGGAGATCCGCCCGGTGCCCGATCGTGTCGCCGAGGCGCTGGGCGCCAATCTGGTGCTGACGCGGTTGCAGGGCCACGGGCGCGGGGCGGAGGCGATGGCCGAAGGGACCGTCGCGGGTTGGATGAACGACACCGCCGAAGCGCTTGCGATTGCGAATAAAATCTCGGATCGCACGCTGGTAATTTCAACCTCCACCGGCGGGACGCTGGTGGCGGCGG
Protein-coding regions in this window:
- a CDS encoding ArsR/SmtB family transcription factor, coding for MDTIFKALADPARRTLLDALRQRDGQSLADLTELLDMSRFGVMKHLGVLEDAGLIVSRKRGRFKYHYLNALPLQEAIDRWIEPLLVKPATRAALDLKTRLESETAMTDTDTDTLKKPDFVLQTFIRCTQDALWDALSDPAQMAAYHFLCNRVDGEAAVDTEMRWLRDDGSVMFRQTALSITPKSRIEATFEPDFFGPDAKASHMAFLIEAEGPLCKLTIEHFDIPAGQDGVREGWARFAGSLKSWLETGQPLKMEM
- a CDS encoding alpha/beta hydrolase; the protein is MADFLDTPQGRRLAYHRTDGTGPCVVFLGGLKSDMMGTKAVHLEDWARATGRAFLRFDYSGHGSSSGTFEEGCIGDWHRDTLAAVEALTEGAIVPVGSSMGGWQALLLARALPERVAGLVTIAAAPDFTEDGWWAGFDAEQRAQIETTGRVELPSDYMEPYVVTKRMIEDGRDHLVLRDALDLPFPVRMLQGTADTAVTGETANRLLAHANSPDMQLLLVKDADHRFSDGPCLPLIERAVEEVLA
- a CDS encoding alpha/beta hydrolase; this encodes MKWVGRIAGGFAAVILLLWAFGPYEPADLATDFDAGELDRGVSAYLNWREAQVDGITPGVEKQVIWAGAPETATEWAVVYIHGFSATAQEIRPVPDRVAEALGANLVLTRLQGHGRGAEAMAEGTVAGWMNDTAEALAIANKISDRTLVISTSTGGTLVAAAAVDAGLMQEVAGAVMISPNFAVNNPAAPLLTLPAARYWVPLIAGDRRSFEPLNDDQARYWTTKYPSTAVMPMAALVKAVDRLDLSDTETPALFIFSDEDQVVDATATRAALAEWGGRQHSGRRS